In one window of Azoarcus olearius DNA:
- a CDS encoding DUF1840 domain-containing protein, whose translation MLYTFKSDAAAEVLMLGDAARKLIAILGKDATDTQGIVTVEQLPDAISRLRAAIEEDRARNAGRNEDDEAADREAGRTGMAAPVSLAQRAWPLLDMLEQSQRAKVPVVWGV comes from the coding sequence ATGCTGTACACCTTCAAATCCGACGCCGCCGCCGAGGTCCTGATGCTCGGCGACGCGGCCAGGAAACTGATCGCGATCCTGGGCAAGGACGCTACCGACACCCAGGGCATCGTCACCGTCGAACAACTGCCGGACGCGATCTCGCGCCTGCGGGCCGCGATCGAGGAAGACCGCGCCCGCAATGCCGGCCGCAACGAGGACGACGAAGCCGCCGACCGCGAAGCCGGCCGTACCGGCATGGCGGCGCCGGTCAGCCTCGCACAGCGTGCGTGGCCGCTGCTCGACATGCTCGAGCAATCGCAGCGCGCCAAGGTCCCTGTCGTGTGGGGCGTCTGA